In the Thermodesulfobacteriota bacterium genome, one interval contains:
- a CDS encoding NTPase produces MSSKKIVLTGRPGVGKTTIVKNVVKALGGSVLGFWTEEIRDPEGVKRIGFSLNTTEGERIVFSSVNIVSPFKVGKYGVDVLIFEKHALPLLKKAKKEKKSLIVIDEIGKMELFSNKFAEIAEKIVFECENPFLGTIPSFDVHPLVHKIRNSRKVTLFHVSERTRAYIGKEILMLFTNLSGSPDTVESQLGS; encoded by the coding sequence ATGTCTTCAAAGAAGATAGTTCTTACAGGCAGACCAGGTGTGGGTAAAACGACGATAGTCAAAAACGTTGTGAAAGCCCTCGGTGGATCGGTTCTTGGCTTCTGGACAGAGGAAATAAGGGATCCCGAAGGCGTAAAAAGAATCGGATTCAGCCTAAACACTACGGAGGGTGAAAGGATTGTATTTTCTAGTGTTAATATAGTCTCTCCTTTCAAGGTTGGAAAATACGGGGTCGATGTTTTAATTTTCGAAAAACATGCCCTACCGCTTCTTAAAAAGGCTAAAAAAGAAAAAAAGAGCCTGATTGTAATAGACGAGATTGGAAAAATGGAGCTTTTTTCGAACAAATTCGCAGAAATAGCCGAAAAAATAGTCTTCGAATGCGAAAATCCCTTCCTCGGAACTATACCCTCTTTCGACGTTCATCCTTTGGTTCATAAAATAAGGAATTCTAGAAAGGTCACGCTATTTCACGTAAGTGAGAGAACGCGAGCCTATATTGGAAAAGAGATTCTCATGCTTTTTACGAATTTAAGTGGTTCTCCAGATACAGTAGAATCTCAGTTAGGTTCTTAA